In Phlebotomus papatasi isolate M1 chromosome 1, Ppap_2.1, whole genome shotgun sequence, the following proteins share a genomic window:
- the LOC129798215 gene encoding probable cytochrome P450 6a20 isoform X3, whose product MIPLYILTFLLCIIGYIWYYVRRAFSYWSDRNVPVLEPKFPLGNLGEVGKKHIGNVFGDAYLKLKGKGPFAGFYVLMSPVVMSLDLDFIKDILIKDFQYFADRKIFYNEKDDPLSAHLFAIRGQKWRSLRQQLTPTFTSGKMKMMFPLVIGQAKNLQKYIDKHINESSMQLKNVCIRFTADVIGISAFGLECRALLDEDSEILKVGKHFFSFNTFAKQIKFFFEMVCEDWARKLGLRFNHPEMEEFFMKVIKETVRQREAGIIDRNDFMKHLLEIKNSPKDDDVLSNLTFNELAAQAFIIFFAGFETSSTAMEWTLCHFALYPEIQERARQEVRDVMKKYNGELTYEAVQELTYLRQCIDETLRIYSPAVPLFRLCVENYRVPNTDLIIEKGTQVIVPNIGIHMDPDIYPNPHLFDPDRFTSENINNRHPMAYLPFGDGPRNCIGKRFALIQVTVGLAYILNHFKFTMNSKTKLPLEIDPTDIPLRVKGGAWFNVEKLG is encoded by the exons ATGATTCCTTTGTACATTCTAACGTTTCTTCTGTGCATTATCGGCTATATTTGGTATTATGTAAGGAGAGCCTTTTCTTATTGGAGTGATAGAAATGTTCCAGTACTCGAGCCAAAATTTCCATTGGGAAACCTCGGTGAAGTTGGAAAGAAACATATTGGAAATGTTTTTGGAGACGCATATCTAAAATTGAAAGGGAAAGGGCCCTTCGCGGGTTTCTACGTGTTAATGTCACCCGTTGTAATGTCACTGGACTTGGATTTCATCAAAGATATCCTCATTAAGGACTTCCAGTACTTTGCTGATCGTAAAATATTCTACAATGAGAAGGATGACCCATTGTCAGCCCACTTATTTGCTATTCGTGGACAAAAGTGGCGAAGTTTAAGGCAGCAATTGACTCCTACATTCACATCAGGGAAGATGAAAATGATGTTCCCACTTGTAATTGGTCAAGCGAAAAATCTGCAGAAGTATATTGACAAACATATTAATGAAAGTTCTATGCAACTCAAAAATGTTTGTATACGATTTACAGCGGATGTTATCGGTATTTCTGCTTTTGGACTGGAATGTCGTGCGTTATTAGATGAGGATTCTGAGATCCTCAAAGTAGGgaaacactttttttctttcaatacatTTGCAAAGCAAATTAAGTTCTTTTTTGAGATGGTTTGTGAAGATTGGGCTCGCAAACTAGGTTTGCGTTTTAATCATCCTGAAATGGAGGAATTCTTTATGAAGGTTATCAAGGAAACGGTTAGACAACGAGAAGCCGGTATTATTGATAGGAATGACTTCATGAAACATCTTTTGGAAATCAAGAATTCTCCCAAGGATGATGATGTTCTTAGTAACTTGACATTCAACGAATTGGCTGCTCAAGCTTTCATTATCTTTTTCGCTGGTTTTGAAACATCTTCTACAGCAATGGAGTGGACCTTGTGCCACTTTGCCTTGTATCCTGAGATTCAAGAACGAGCTCGTCAGGAAGTCAGGGATGTGATGAAGAAATACAATGGAGAATTGACGTATGAAGCTGTTCAAGAATTGACTTATTTGAGACAATGTATTGATG AAACCCTTCGGATTTATTCCCCGGCTGTTCCACTATTTCGTCTTTGCGTTGAGAACTACAGAGTACCAAACACAGATTTAATTATTGAGAAGGGTACGCAAGTTATCGTGCCAAATATCGGTATTCATATGGATCCGGATATCTACCCCAACCCCCATCTATTCGATCCTGATCGTTTTACTTCGGAGAATATCAACAATCGTCATCCTATGGCTTATTTGCCTTTTGGTGATGGCCCAAGGAATTGTATTGGAAAACGTTTTGCACTAATTCAAGTGACAGTTGGTCTTGCCTACATCTTGAACCACTTCAAATTTACAATGAATTCGAAAACCAAGTTACCCCTTGAGATTGATCCTACAGACATACCGCTTCGTGTAAAGGGAGGGGCTTGGTTTAACGTAGAAAAACTCGGTTGA